A genomic segment from Chiroxiphia lanceolata isolate bChiLan1 chromosome 27, bChiLan1.pri, whole genome shotgun sequence encodes:
- the POLRMT gene encoding DNA-directed RNA polymerase, mitochondrial isoform X1, whose product MALLRLRAALRGPGGLRGPAGVPWSVLRSYSSASAKEKANRNSICERTELLEVLKARAKQLQSSDAPEVTVNKVELAPLGNDKHQNPLQKAMASGPTQEQPVPRAGRCPDRPHSWVEMLHKETCIQQLKLERKLSMAASQLDLGSQAKAEAKVKAKAEAKTEAKPKAEAKPKAKAKAEAKAKAKAEAKAKTKAEAKATTKTEAKAKAKTETKPKAKAKAEAKPKVKAEAKAEAQIKAKGKSKAKPMKSLKTSKVPKVKATTAWSQSSTSPHSLYSHSKPRVVAVKEGVKLERPRRALKDKDSSQHKETIQSSLECFLFLQQPEQAEQILTLCHRSPVKQKLLDVSAYNIVMRCWARKGCLQHIDQLFSMLESVGLRPSLDSYAAALQCMGRNQSSPEAIWRYLEQLKSDGFHVDELFQKCLFEEDEKEKVLRAIRTVLPNYQLPPPPKPQTCKSALLQDFYSKEKVVSYPKLDFSVEELQERFQQQLEMELNNTITIESVEAAKPPTPQAVKARELLGTLRSQWHDAVLQALQKSKHSMAKARALSKYNMLYPYLCLLPDEEYVGIMLQVLNTLSPQGESLAVLARELSSKVYSRYITHRKLRSHQLEKLQGVYEDYIHLLAKDSQPDQYLPREYWEKLVAEAGLGSSLTLKDCSWPYAVLMRLGMHMLELLVKAITVPRNLLNPRLESKSIPVLYHIYSYQNMWQVGLIKPHPIFSQIVTDAAETTLTFHSSAMPMLCPPVPWTSPHFGAFVVNDTKLMRFLDGDIQHQLLLEQCPPVNLHPVLDALTQLGNCAWKINQPVLDIIISIFNDKGNEQLDIPPPLSEAPKPPTAPGHSSTWSKSLKRELLLCKKKAAEMHSLRMDALYKLSIANYVRDKVFWFPHNMDFRGRTYPCPPYFNHLGNDVTRAILLFAEGRPLGPRGLDWLKIHLINLTGLKKKNALQERLEYANEIMEEILDSADHPLTGRKWWMKTDEPWQALACCMEIAKASRSPDPAAYISHFPVHQDGSCNGLQHYAALGRDLIGALSVNLMPCSVPQDVYSAVAQQVEEFRRKDAERGVKIAQVLQGFISRKVVKQTVMTVVYGVTRYGGRLQIEKRLKEIDDFPEEYLWEASHYLVRQVFNSIKEMFSATRDIQHWLTESAKLISQSGRTVEWVTPLGLPIVQPYYRFKSTVLNCGMQNLSVRTPNSGQKPDTVKQKNAFPPNFIHSLDSTHMMLTALHCFRQGLTFVSVHDCYWTHALTVDIMNQICRQQFVALHSEKILQDLSEFMLEKYCSPNTETIAAWQKKLMEQLSNVPRTGEFNLKQVMDSTYFFS is encoded by the exons ATGGCGCTGCTGCGGCTGCGGGCGGCGCTGCGGGGCCCGGGCGGGCTGAGGGGGCCCG CAGGGGTTCCATGGAGCGTCCTCAGGAGCTACTCATCCGCCAGCGCCAAGGAGAAGGCGAACAGGAACAGCATCTGCGAGAGGACggagctgctggaag TGCTCAAAGCTCGAGCAAAGCAACTCCAAAGCAGTGACGCCCCAGAGGTGACAGTCAACAAGGTGGAGCTGGCCCCGCTGGGCAATGACAAGCACCAGAACCCTCTGCAGAAGGCCATGGCCTCTGGCCCCACGCAGGAGCAGCCGGTTCCCAGGGCAGGGCGGTGCCCAGACCGGCCCCACAGCTGGGTCGAGATGTTGCACAAGGAGACGTGCATCCAGCAGCTGAAGTTGGAGCGGAAGTTATCCATGGCTGCCTCCCAGCTGGATCTGGGAAGCCAGGCCAAGGCAGAGGCCAAGGTAAAGGCCAAGGCAGAGGCCAAGACAGAGGCCAAGCCTAAGGCAGAAGCCAAGCCAAAGGCAAAGGCCAAGGCAGAGGCCAAGGCAAAGGCCAAGGCAGAGGCCAAGGCAAAGACCAAGGCAGAGGCCAAGGCAACGACCAAGACAGAGGCCAAGGCAAAGGCCAAGACAGAGACCAAGCCAAAGGCAAAGGCCAAGGCAGAGGCTAAGCCAAAGGTCAAGGCAGAGGCCAAGGCAGAGGCCCAGATAAAGGCCAAAGGCAAATCCAAAGCAAAACCCATGAAAAGCCTGAAGACCTCAAAAGTTCCAAAAGTGAAAGCAACCACTGCCTGGAGCCAGAGCTCCACCAGCCCCCACAGCCTCTACAGCCACAGCAAGCCCAGGGTGGTGGCAGTGAAGGAAGGTGTGAAGCTGGAGAGGCCTCGGAGGGCACTGAAGGACAAGGACAGCAGCCAGCACAAGGagaccatccagtccagccTGGAGTGCttcctgttcctgcagcagccagagcaggctGAGCAGATCCTCACGCTGTGCCACAGATCTCCAGtgaagcagaagctgctggatGTCAGTGCCTACAACATCGTGATGCGCTGCTGGGCCAGGAAG ggctgcctgcagcacaTTGACCAGCTGTTTTCCATGCTGGAGTCTGTCGGCCTGCGGCCCAGCCTGGACTCCTAcgcagcagcactgcagtgcaTGGGCCGGAACCAGTCATCCCCCGAGGCCATCTGGAG ATacctggagcagctgaagagcGATGGCTTCCACGTGGATGAGCTCTTCCAAAAGTGCCTGTTTGAGGAAGATGAGAAGGAGAAGGTTCTGAGGGCCATCAGGACTGTCCTGCCCAACTACCAGCTGCCCCCTCCACCCAAGCCCCAGACCTGCAagtctgctctgctccaggacTTCTACTCCAAA GAAAAGGTGGTGTCATACCCCAAGCTGGATTTCTCTGTGGAGGAGTTGCAGGAGcgtttccagcagcagctggagatggaGTTGAACAACACCATAACCATCGAGTCAGTGGAGGCAGCCAAGCCCCCAACCCCGCAGGCTGTCAAAGCG cGTGAGCTGCTGGGCACCCTCCGCTCCCAGTGGCACGATGCTGTTCTCCAGGCCCTGCAGAAGTCCAAGCACAGCATGGCTAAGGCCAGGGCACTGTCAAAGTACAACATGCTCTACCCCTACCTGTGCCTGCTGCCGGATGAGGAGTATGTGGGCATCATGCTGCAG gtCCTCAACACACTCTCTCCACAAGGAGAGTCCCTGGCTGTCCTGGccagggagctgagcagcaAGGTCTACAGCAGGTACATCACCCATAGGAAGCTGCGCAGCCAccagctggagaagctgcagggtGTCTATGAGGACTACATCCACCTGCTGGCAAAGGACAGCCAG CCTGACCAGTACTTGCCACGGGAATACTGGGAGAAGCTGGTGGCAGAAGCAGGCTTAGGTTCCTCCCTGACCTTGAAGGACTGCAGCTGGCCGTACGCGGTCCTCATGCGCCTGGGCATGcacatgctggagctcctggTGAAGGCCATCACAGTGCCCAGGAACCTCCTCAATCCTCGTCTGGAGTCCAAGTCTATTCCTGTCCTCTACCACATCTACTCCTACCAGAACATGTGGCAG GTTGGGCTGATAAAGCCCCATCCCATCTTCTCCCAGATTGTGACGGATGCTGCAGAGACCACGCTGACCTTCCACTCCTCTGCCATGCCTATGCTGTGTCCCCCAGTGCCCTGGACCTCCCCCCATTTCGGTGCCTTTGTCGTGAATGACACCAAGCTGATGCGCTTCCTGGATGGGGACatccagcaccagctgctgctggagcagtgtCCGCCCGTGAACCTCCATCCCGTGCTGGATGCCCTGACCCAGCTGGGCAACTGCGCCTGGAAGATCAACCAGCCGGTGCTGGATATAATCATCTCCATCTTCAACGACAAAGGCAACGAGCAGTTGGACATCCCACCGCCCCTCTCTGAGGCCCCCAAGCCTCCCACCGCTCCCGGCCATTCCTCGACCTGGAGCAAGTCCCTCAAGCGCGAGCTGTTGCTGTGCAAGAAGAAGGCTGCAGAGATGCACAGCCTGCGCATGGACGCGCTCTACAAGCTCTCCATCGCCAACTACGTCAGGGACAAGGTGTTCTGGTTCCCTCACAACATGGATTTCCGCGGCAGGACTTACCCGTGCCCGCCGTATTTCAACCACCTGGGGAACGATGTCACCCGGGCCATCCTGCTGTTTGCAGAGGGGAGGCCGCTGGGGCCCAGGGGCCTCGACTGGCTGAAGATCCACCTCATCAACCTGACGGGGCTGAAGAAGAAGAACGCCTTGCAGGAGCGGCTGGAGTACGCCAACGAAATCATGGAGGAGATCCTGGACTCAGCCGACCACCCGCTCACG GGCAGGAAGTGGTGGATGAAGACTGATGAGCCCTGGCAAGCCTTGGCATGCTGTATGGAAATCGCCAAAGCCTCAAGGTCCCCAGATCCAGCAGCCTACATCTCTCACTTCCCAGTTCACCAG GACGGCTCCTGCAACGGGCTGCAGCACTACGCAGCGCTCGGCCGGGACCTCATCGGTGCTTTGTCTGTCAACCTGAtgccctgcagtgtcccccAGGATGTCTACAGTGCAGTGGCCCAGCAG GTGGAGGAGTTTCGGAGGAAGGACGCCGAGCGGGGGGTGAAGATCGcccaggtgctgcagggctTCATCAGCCGCAAGGTGGTGAAGCAGACGGTGATGACGGTGGTGTACGGGGTCACGCGCTACGGCGGCCGCCTGCAGATAGAGAAGCGTCTCAAGGAGATCGATGACTTCCCTGAG GAATACTTGTGGGAAGCGTCTCACTACCTGGTGAGGCAGGTGTTCAACAGCATCAAGGAGATGTTCTCAGCAACTCGAGATATCCAG CACTGGCTGACAGAGAGTGCCAAGCTCATCTCCCAGTCGGGGCGGACAGTGGAGTGGGTCACACCACTGGGGCTCCCCATCGTGCAGCCCTACTATCGCTTCAAGTCCACTGTG CTGAATTGTGGCATGCAGAACTTGAGCGTGAGAACCCCCAACAGCGGCCA GAAGCCTGATACTGTGAAGCAGAAGAATGCCTTCCCCCCCAACTTCATCCACTCCCTGGACTCCACACACATGATGCTCACGGCTCTGCACTGCTTCAG GCAGGGTCTGACCTTCGTCTCGGTCCACGATTGCTACTGGACTCATGCACTCACCGTGGACATCATGAACCAG ATCTGTCGGCAGCAGTTTGTGGCTCTGCACAGCGAGAAGATCTTGCAGGATCTGTCTGAGTTCATGCTGGAGAAATACTGCAG CCCCAACACAGAGACCATAGCTGCTTGGCAGAAGAAACTGATGGAGCAGCTGTCAAATGTCCCCAGGACAG GTGAATTCAACCTCAAGCAGGTGATGGATTCCACCTATTTCTTCAGCTGA
- the POLRMT gene encoding DNA-directed RNA polymerase, mitochondrial isoform X3 codes for MALLRLRAALRGPGGLRGPGVPWSVLRSYSSASAKEKANRNSICERTELLEVLKARAKQLQSSDAPEVTVNKVELAPLGNDKHQNPLQKAMASGPTQEQPVPRAGRCPDRPHSWVEMLHKETCIQQLKLERKLSMAASQLDLGSQAKAEAKAKAKAEAKAKAKAEAKAKTKAEAKATTKTEAKAKAKTETKPKAKAKAEAKPKVKAEAKAEAQIKAKGKSKAKPMKSLKTSKVPKVKATTAWSQSSTSPHSLYSHSKPRVVAVKEGVKLERPRRALKDKDSSQHKETIQSSLECFLFLQQPEQAEQILTLCHRSPVKQKLLDVSAYNIVMRCWARKGCLQHIDQLFSMLESVGLRPSLDSYAAALQCMGRNQSSPEAIWRYLEQLKSDGFHVDELFQKCLFEEDEKEKVLRAIRTVLPNYQLPPPPKPQTCKSALLQDFYSKEKVVSYPKLDFSVEELQERFQQQLEMELNNTITIESVEAAKPPTPQAVKARELLGTLRSQWHDAVLQALQKSKHSMAKARALSKYNMLYPYLCLLPDEEYVGIMLQVLNTLSPQGESLAVLARELSSKVYSRYITHRKLRSHQLEKLQGVYEDYIHLLAKDSQPDQYLPREYWEKLVAEAGLGSSLTLKDCSWPYAVLMRLGMHMLELLVKAITVPRNLLNPRLESKSIPVLYHIYSYQNMWQVGLIKPHPIFSQIVTDAAETTLTFHSSAMPMLCPPVPWTSPHFGAFVVNDTKLMRFLDGDIQHQLLLEQCPPVNLHPVLDALTQLGNCAWKINQPVLDIIISIFNDKGNEQLDIPPPLSEAPKPPTAPGHSSTWSKSLKRELLLCKKKAAEMHSLRMDALYKLSIANYVRDKVFWFPHNMDFRGRTYPCPPYFNHLGNDVTRAILLFAEGRPLGPRGLDWLKIHLINLTGLKKKNALQERLEYANEIMEEILDSADHPLTGRKWWMKTDEPWQALACCMEIAKASRSPDPAAYISHFPVHQDGSCNGLQHYAALGRDLIGALSVNLMPCSVPQDVYSAVAQQVEEFRRKDAERGVKIAQVLQGFISRKVVKQTVMTVVYGVTRYGGRLQIEKRLKEIDDFPEEYLWEASHYLVRQVFNSIKEMFSATRDIQHWLTESAKLISQSGRTVEWVTPLGLPIVQPYYRFKSTVLNCGMQNLSVRTPNSGQKPDTVKQKNAFPPNFIHSLDSTHMMLTALHCFRQGLTFVSVHDCYWTHALTVDIMNQICRQQFVALHSEKILQDLSEFMLEKYCSPNTETIAAWQKKLMEQLSNVPRTGEFNLKQVMDSTYFFS; via the exons ATGGCGCTGCTGCGGCTGCGGGCGGCGCTGCGGGGCCCGGGCGGGCTGAGGGGGCCCG GGGTTCCATGGAGCGTCCTCAGGAGCTACTCATCCGCCAGCGCCAAGGAGAAGGCGAACAGGAACAGCATCTGCGAGAGGACggagctgctggaag TGCTCAAAGCTCGAGCAAAGCAACTCCAAAGCAGTGACGCCCCAGAGGTGACAGTCAACAAGGTGGAGCTGGCCCCGCTGGGCAATGACAAGCACCAGAACCCTCTGCAGAAGGCCATGGCCTCTGGCCCCACGCAGGAGCAGCCGGTTCCCAGGGCAGGGCGGTGCCCAGACCGGCCCCACAGCTGGGTCGAGATGTTGCACAAGGAGACGTGCATCCAGCAGCTGAAGTTGGAGCGGAAGTTATCCATGGCTGCCTCCCAGCTGGATCTGGGAAGCCAGGCCAAGGCAGAGGCCAAG GCAAAGGCCAAGGCAGAGGCCAAGGCAAAGGCCAAGGCAGAGGCCAAGGCAAAGACCAAGGCAGAGGCCAAGGCAACGACCAAGACAGAGGCCAAGGCAAAGGCCAAGACAGAGACCAAGCCAAAGGCAAAGGCCAAGGCAGAGGCTAAGCCAAAGGTCAAGGCAGAGGCCAAGGCAGAGGCCCAGATAAAGGCCAAAGGCAAATCCAAAGCAAAACCCATGAAAAGCCTGAAGACCTCAAAAGTTCCAAAAGTGAAAGCAACCACTGCCTGGAGCCAGAGCTCCACCAGCCCCCACAGCCTCTACAGCCACAGCAAGCCCAGGGTGGTGGCAGTGAAGGAAGGTGTGAAGCTGGAGAGGCCTCGGAGGGCACTGAAGGACAAGGACAGCAGCCAGCACAAGGagaccatccagtccagccTGGAGTGCttcctgttcctgcagcagccagagcaggctGAGCAGATCCTCACGCTGTGCCACAGATCTCCAGtgaagcagaagctgctggatGTCAGTGCCTACAACATCGTGATGCGCTGCTGGGCCAGGAAG ggctgcctgcagcacaTTGACCAGCTGTTTTCCATGCTGGAGTCTGTCGGCCTGCGGCCCAGCCTGGACTCCTAcgcagcagcactgcagtgcaTGGGCCGGAACCAGTCATCCCCCGAGGCCATCTGGAG ATacctggagcagctgaagagcGATGGCTTCCACGTGGATGAGCTCTTCCAAAAGTGCCTGTTTGAGGAAGATGAGAAGGAGAAGGTTCTGAGGGCCATCAGGACTGTCCTGCCCAACTACCAGCTGCCCCCTCCACCCAAGCCCCAGACCTGCAagtctgctctgctccaggacTTCTACTCCAAA GAAAAGGTGGTGTCATACCCCAAGCTGGATTTCTCTGTGGAGGAGTTGCAGGAGcgtttccagcagcagctggagatggaGTTGAACAACACCATAACCATCGAGTCAGTGGAGGCAGCCAAGCCCCCAACCCCGCAGGCTGTCAAAGCG cGTGAGCTGCTGGGCACCCTCCGCTCCCAGTGGCACGATGCTGTTCTCCAGGCCCTGCAGAAGTCCAAGCACAGCATGGCTAAGGCCAGGGCACTGTCAAAGTACAACATGCTCTACCCCTACCTGTGCCTGCTGCCGGATGAGGAGTATGTGGGCATCATGCTGCAG gtCCTCAACACACTCTCTCCACAAGGAGAGTCCCTGGCTGTCCTGGccagggagctgagcagcaAGGTCTACAGCAGGTACATCACCCATAGGAAGCTGCGCAGCCAccagctggagaagctgcagggtGTCTATGAGGACTACATCCACCTGCTGGCAAAGGACAGCCAG CCTGACCAGTACTTGCCACGGGAATACTGGGAGAAGCTGGTGGCAGAAGCAGGCTTAGGTTCCTCCCTGACCTTGAAGGACTGCAGCTGGCCGTACGCGGTCCTCATGCGCCTGGGCATGcacatgctggagctcctggTGAAGGCCATCACAGTGCCCAGGAACCTCCTCAATCCTCGTCTGGAGTCCAAGTCTATTCCTGTCCTCTACCACATCTACTCCTACCAGAACATGTGGCAG GTTGGGCTGATAAAGCCCCATCCCATCTTCTCCCAGATTGTGACGGATGCTGCAGAGACCACGCTGACCTTCCACTCCTCTGCCATGCCTATGCTGTGTCCCCCAGTGCCCTGGACCTCCCCCCATTTCGGTGCCTTTGTCGTGAATGACACCAAGCTGATGCGCTTCCTGGATGGGGACatccagcaccagctgctgctggagcagtgtCCGCCCGTGAACCTCCATCCCGTGCTGGATGCCCTGACCCAGCTGGGCAACTGCGCCTGGAAGATCAACCAGCCGGTGCTGGATATAATCATCTCCATCTTCAACGACAAAGGCAACGAGCAGTTGGACATCCCACCGCCCCTCTCTGAGGCCCCCAAGCCTCCCACCGCTCCCGGCCATTCCTCGACCTGGAGCAAGTCCCTCAAGCGCGAGCTGTTGCTGTGCAAGAAGAAGGCTGCAGAGATGCACAGCCTGCGCATGGACGCGCTCTACAAGCTCTCCATCGCCAACTACGTCAGGGACAAGGTGTTCTGGTTCCCTCACAACATGGATTTCCGCGGCAGGACTTACCCGTGCCCGCCGTATTTCAACCACCTGGGGAACGATGTCACCCGGGCCATCCTGCTGTTTGCAGAGGGGAGGCCGCTGGGGCCCAGGGGCCTCGACTGGCTGAAGATCCACCTCATCAACCTGACGGGGCTGAAGAAGAAGAACGCCTTGCAGGAGCGGCTGGAGTACGCCAACGAAATCATGGAGGAGATCCTGGACTCAGCCGACCACCCGCTCACG GGCAGGAAGTGGTGGATGAAGACTGATGAGCCCTGGCAAGCCTTGGCATGCTGTATGGAAATCGCCAAAGCCTCAAGGTCCCCAGATCCAGCAGCCTACATCTCTCACTTCCCAGTTCACCAG GACGGCTCCTGCAACGGGCTGCAGCACTACGCAGCGCTCGGCCGGGACCTCATCGGTGCTTTGTCTGTCAACCTGAtgccctgcagtgtcccccAGGATGTCTACAGTGCAGTGGCCCAGCAG GTGGAGGAGTTTCGGAGGAAGGACGCCGAGCGGGGGGTGAAGATCGcccaggtgctgcagggctTCATCAGCCGCAAGGTGGTGAAGCAGACGGTGATGACGGTGGTGTACGGGGTCACGCGCTACGGCGGCCGCCTGCAGATAGAGAAGCGTCTCAAGGAGATCGATGACTTCCCTGAG GAATACTTGTGGGAAGCGTCTCACTACCTGGTGAGGCAGGTGTTCAACAGCATCAAGGAGATGTTCTCAGCAACTCGAGATATCCAG CACTGGCTGACAGAGAGTGCCAAGCTCATCTCCCAGTCGGGGCGGACAGTGGAGTGGGTCACACCACTGGGGCTCCCCATCGTGCAGCCCTACTATCGCTTCAAGTCCACTGTG CTGAATTGTGGCATGCAGAACTTGAGCGTGAGAACCCCCAACAGCGGCCA GAAGCCTGATACTGTGAAGCAGAAGAATGCCTTCCCCCCCAACTTCATCCACTCCCTGGACTCCACACACATGATGCTCACGGCTCTGCACTGCTTCAG GCAGGGTCTGACCTTCGTCTCGGTCCACGATTGCTACTGGACTCATGCACTCACCGTGGACATCATGAACCAG ATCTGTCGGCAGCAGTTTGTGGCTCTGCACAGCGAGAAGATCTTGCAGGATCTGTCTGAGTTCATGCTGGAGAAATACTGCAG CCCCAACACAGAGACCATAGCTGCTTGGCAGAAGAAACTGATGGAGCAGCTGTCAAATGTCCCCAGGACAG GTGAATTCAACCTCAAGCAGGTGATGGATTCCACCTATTTCTTCAGCTGA